One genomic region from Amphiprion ocellaris isolate individual 3 ecotype Okinawa chromosome 20, ASM2253959v1, whole genome shotgun sequence encodes:
- the clmna gene encoding calmin: MAGHGWEDWFEREEFIGQISDIRVQNLQVEREVVQKRTFTRWMNLHLEKCDPPIEIHDLFQDIQDGRILMALLEELSGCKLLHGFKKSSHRIFRLNNIAKVLSFLEERNVKLVSIDAADVADGNSSIILGLIWNIILFFQIKELTGNIRSQFPSSSSLSSIPTSSDSDTSYCSTPSDERHSASTAIREHSKAIKKLLQWVQKRTRKYGVAVQDFGKSWTSGLAFLAVIKSIDPTLVDMRRALLRSARENLEDAFRIAHYSLGIPRLLEPEDLTINTPDEQSIMTYVSQFLEHFPGKEESEQPSQVIERSISMGRLNFRDSDSDHIKNGSHRSRVRERSYMFQKDCAQHPPKIFISSVSEDRSVMSPAFRMAAARSWSSEDFLSESPKMEDISSRALEDTREPAGQVFTNIVSDSPQLSYTHSPTSSSVAESVNTESVIGDSAISSPDSWVESEFGVVPVKFCESRSDSSLCDSGTAWDVYRATPVEVTTLDEGFIPSIEDRATDDQSMTDSYTDEGIYSLSSLESTQGRIQGHSDKKQVEVLKDEEVNRENHKQVLAVEHGPNQAETEVANKKDRVEQREHINAGQHQKDKVLKEQEPFSGLCDAEVLAKSGAENVLKDDVLKPFQLNSGTDLPLSGDPEELVKQNSVIKSINREMECLKQDVHFITQDHEEENIGQTETLKKRNNSEEVEVGIEQQKTDCPSEDKGKGSRNESQILKKMSEERVEIQDEGKDMDKELLRDKPPESQESNRLESCIPIESTHPTKQEGTSKTSLSPSMDINIPLISISTEPEEQDQDGTPNQEGQGHADNEDLGEQRRVGTDTDVNSPRSPDKLSYVSTENESKTPVEISSNPVSENAHLTQVPLKHAREAENKLSHDTHEDNIRCVPETEGNKERSDAKQECQFPHDDFQTAKDLISQSFSTNMNTQLINAEQDIDTSGPLNGHQDKLADTFSDNETVNTQQNTLDPLSLKPQSKIEILVCEPDSMSRNMDLFYTDIDRNSPTEDLVGDPIEPMDLFYPDKEEPVFTEPPDTEMQSWPSVLSVSPLQPAPASETSQGDQQLNLLGEDCMDGRNFIQDQDKVNMINKTNQESENASESQCLLPGEKIRRHLGDDGSDLSEAEEENPDSARESTEPVRQNESQIPPVLRHRKPAHLTESMDNQRAAPRKADKDDSDLWWSEHLELYVLLLLWLLLYCFWLLPQMDLKTLPSLLLNLHN; the protein is encoded by the exons TTGAAAGGGAAGTGGTTCAGAAGAGGACCTTCACCCGATGGATGAACCTCCATTTAGAAAAG TGTGACCCACCCATTGAGATCCATGACCTTTTCCAGGATATACAGGATGGGCGTATCCTCATGGCCCTGCTGGAGGAACTTTCAGGCTGCAAACTG CTTCATGGGTTCAAGAAGTCTTCCCATCGTATTTTCAGACTCAATAACATCGCAAAGGTCCTGTCTTTCCTTGAGGAGAGAAAT GTAAAGCTGGTCAGCATCGATGCAGCTGATGTTGCTGATGGAAACTCCTCCATTATCCTGGGACTCATCTGGAACATTATTCTTTTCTTCCAG ATTAAGGAACTGACTGGGAACATCAGGAGCCAGTTCCCCTCTTCATCCAGCCTATCGTCCATCCCCACCAGCTCTGACTCTGACACATCCTACTGCAGCACACCGTCAGATGAGAGACACTCGGCATCCACGGCCATACGGGAACACAGCAAAGCCATCAAGAAGTTGCTGCAGTGGGTACAGAAGCGAACCCGAAA GTATGGCGTGGCAGTGCAGGACTTTGGGAAGAGCTGGACAAGTGGTCTGGCCTTCCTGGCTGTCATTAAATCTATTGATCCCACCCTCGTAGACATGAGGAGGGCCCTACTGAGAAGTGCCAGGGAGAATTTGGAGGATGCCTTCAGGATAGCCCACTATAGTCTGGGTATACCACGACTCCTGGAACCTGAGG ATTTGACAATTAACACACCAGATGAACAGTCCATCATGACGTATGTCTCACAGTTCCTGGAGCACTTCCCTGGCAAAGAGGAG TCAGAGCAACCCTCCCAGGTGATTGAGCGAAGCATCTCCATGGGCCGACTCAACTTCCGTGACAGTGACTCTGACCACATAAAGAATGGCAGTCACCGGAGCAGAGTGAGGGAAAGGTCCTACATGTTCCAGAAAGACTGTGCCCAGCACCCCCCAAAAATCTTCATTTCCTCTGTATCAGAAGACAGAAGTGTAATGTCACCAGCCTTCAGGATGGCTGCAGCTCGGTCATGGTCCAGTGAAGACTTTTTATCAGAATCCCCCAAAATGGAGGACATTTCCAGTCGTGCCCTTGAAGACACCAGGGAACCTGCCGGTCAGGTCTTTACCAACATAGTCTCTGACTCCCCACAACTGTCTTACACTCACTCACCCACCTCCTCATCAGTGGCCGAGTCTGTAAACACTGAATCGGTCATTGGTGACTCTGCAATCAGCTCCCCAGACTCCTGGGTGGAGAGTGAGTTTGGGGTGGTACCAGTGAAATTTTGTGAGAGCCGAAGTGACAGTTCTCTGTGTGACAGTGGGACAGCCTGGGATGTGTACCGTGCCACCCCCGTGGAGGTAACTACACTTGATGAAGGATTTATCCCATCCATAGAAGACAGAGCCACTGATGATCAGTCCATGACTGATTCATATACTGATGAAGGTATTTACTCACTAAGCTCATTGGAGAGCACACAGGGCAGAATCCAAGGGCATTCTGACAAAAAGCAGGTGGAAGTACTGAAAGATGAAGAGGTTAATCGTGAGAACCACAAACAGGTCCTGGCAGTAGAACATGGACCTAATCAGGCTGAAACTGAGGTTGCAAACAAGAAAGACAGAGTTGAACAGAGAGAACACATAAATGCAGGTCAACATCAAAAAGACAAAGTATTGAAAGAGCAAGAACCTTTTTCTGGATTGTGTGATGCAGAAGTGCTGGCCAAATCTGGTGCTGAAAATGTCCTTAAAGATGATGTATTGAAACCATTCCAATTAAACTCTGGTACCGACCTACCACTCTCTGGTGATCCTGAAGAACTTGTGAAGCAGAACAGTGTGATAAAGAGCATTAACAGAGAAATGGAATGTTTAAAGCAAGATGTGCATTTCATTACACAGGaccatgaagaagaaaatattggtcaaactgaaactctgaaaaagagaaataacTCAGAAGAGGTTGAAGTGGGAATTGAACAGCAGAAAACGGATTGTCCTTCAGAAGACAAAGGGAAGGGCTCAAGAAATGAGTCACAAATTTTGAAGAAAATGAGTGAAGAGAGAGTAGAAATCCAGGATGAAGGAAAGGATATGGATAAGGAACTTTTAAGAGACAAACCACCTGAGTCTCAAGAAAGCAATAGATTAGAATCTTGTATACCTATAGAGAGCACACATCCAACCAAACAAGAGGGAACATCAAAAACAAGTCTGAGCCCAAGCATGGACATAAATATTCCTTTGATATCCATTTCCACTGAGCCAGAAGAGCAGGATCAAGATGGAACACCTAACCAAGAAGGACAAGGACATGCTGACAATGAAGATCTGGGTGAGCAAAGAAGGGTGGGAACTGACACAGATGTCAACAGCCCTCGAAGTCCGGACAAACTGAGCTACGTCTCCACcgaaaatgaaagcaaaaccCCTGTTGAGATTTCTTCTAACCCAGTATCAGAAAATGCTCATCTAACACAAGTACCCTTGAAGCATGCAAGGGAAGCAGAAAACAAGCTTTCACATGATACACATGAAGATAACATCAGATGTGTGCCAGAAACAGAGGGCAACAAGGAAAGAAGTGATGCCAAACAGGAATGCCAGTTTCCGCATGATGATTTTCAGACAGCAAAGGACTTGATTTCTCAATCGTTTTCTACAAACATGAACACTCAACTTATAAATGCTGAGCAGGACATAGATACAAGTGGTCCATTGAATGGGCACCAGGACAAACTGGCTGACACTTTTTCTGACAATGAGACAGtcaacacacagcagaacacaCTGGATCCACTTAGCTTGAAACCACAGAGTAAGATCGAGATTTTGGTTTGTGAACCAGATAGTATGTCCAGAAACATGGACTTGTTTTATACAGACATTGATCGAAATTCTCCTACAGAGGATCTAGTCGGTGACCCTATTGAACCCATGGATCTGTTCTACCCTGACAAAGAGGAGCCCGTGTTTACAGAGCCACCTGACACTGAAATGCAGAGTTGGCCTTCTGTTTTGAGTGTATCTCCACTCCAGCCAGCACCGGCCTCAGAGACTTCGCAGGGTGACCAACAACTTAACCTACTGGGTGAAGATTGCATGGATGGAAGGAATTTCATACAAGATCAGGATAAAGTAAAT ATGATTAATAAGACCAACCAAGAGAGTGAAAATGCATCTGAATCCCAGTGCTTGTTGCCTGGGGAGAAGATAAGAAGACATTTGGGTGATGACGGCAGTGATCTCAGTGAGGCTGAGGAAGAGAACCCGGACTCTGCCAGAGAAAGCACAGAGCCTGTGAG acaaaatgaaagccAAATCCCTCCAGTTCTCCGTCACAGAAAGCCGGCTCACTTGACTGAATCCATG GACAATCAGAGAGCTGCGCCCAGAAAAGCTGACAAAGATGATTCTGATTTATG gtggagTGAGCACTTGGAGCTGtatgtgttgctgctgctgtggctgctGCTCTACTGTTTCTGGCTGCTGCCACAAATGGACCTGAAAACACTGCCGAGCCTGCTGCTGAATCTCCACAActga